One window from the genome of Methylomarinovum caldicuralii encodes:
- a CDS encoding SgcJ/EcaC family oxidoreductase, translating to MSENEITALFDEWNSALQTGDPKRVVALYESNAILLPTVSNKVRHNHEEIEDYFVHFIAKGPVGKIDEANIRIFGQLAINSGIYTFTFKDGAVVPARFTFVYRWNGERWMIIEHHSSQMPE from the coding sequence ATGAGCGAAAATGAAATTACAGCACTATTCGATGAATGGAATAGTGCACTCCAAACTGGAGATCCAAAAAGAGTTGTTGCTCTCTATGAAAGCAATGCCATTCTGCTTCCGACCGTATCCAATAAGGTTCGCCACAACCACGAAGAAATCGAGGACTATTTTGTCCATTTTATTGCCAAAGGGCCGGTGGGGAAAATCGATGAGGCAAATATACGCATCTTCGGCCAGCTTGCCATCAACTCAGGCATCTATACCTTCACATTCAAAGATGGTGCCGTCGTGCCTGCACGTTTCACTTTCGTATACCGCTGGAATGGTGAACGCTGGATGATTATCGAGCACCATTCTTCACAGATGCCTGAATGA
- a CDS encoding IS481 family transposase, whose protein sequence is MVIRLHKKARTTPEIRREIQNSDLPATVLARKYGVHRHTIRKWRQRDSVEDASHRPHRIHATLTPQQEAIVVCLRETLLLPLDDLLAVVHRFIHPKMSRSALDRLLRRHGVSNLKELIAAKEGENAPAKAKKKGFKDYEPGFVHIDIKYLPKMPDETRGRYLFVAIDRASRWVCLEIHPTKEAQVAAGFLDRLIAKAPFKITKVLTDNGKDKSAGSGFGPRSGPRRGEPQGWGEQFTDRFCATGEREPTGRHLFDQACQRHGIEHRLIPPKHPQTNGMVERFNGRIAEILKTTRFRSSQDLERTLMQYASVYNHQIPQKALGHISPVQALKDWQKKRPELFKKRVYNLTGLDS, encoded by the coding sequence ATGGTCATCCGTCTTCACAAGAAAGCCCGCACCACCCCTGAGATCCGCCGGGAGATCCAGAACTCCGATCTGCCGGCCACGGTCCTGGCCAGGAAATACGGCGTTCATCGTCATACCATCCGCAAGTGGCGCCAGCGCGATTCGGTCGAGGACGCCTCGCACCGGCCCCATCGCATCCATGCCACCCTGACCCCGCAGCAGGAAGCGATCGTCGTCTGTCTGCGCGAAACCCTGCTGCTGCCCCTGGACGACCTGCTGGCGGTCGTTCACCGCTTCATCCATCCCAAGATGTCCCGCTCGGCTCTGGACCGGCTGCTGCGCCGCCATGGGGTCTCCAATCTCAAGGAACTGATCGCTGCCAAGGAAGGGGAGAACGCCCCCGCCAAGGCCAAAAAGAAAGGCTTCAAGGACTACGAGCCCGGGTTTGTCCACATCGACATCAAGTACCTGCCCAAGATGCCCGATGAGACTCGGGGCCGTTACCTCTTCGTCGCCATCGACCGGGCCAGTCGCTGGGTCTGCCTGGAAATCCATCCCACCAAGGAAGCCCAGGTCGCCGCCGGCTTCCTCGACCGCCTGATCGCCAAGGCTCCCTTCAAAATCACCAAGGTCCTGACCGACAACGGCAAAGACAAATCCGCCGGGAGCGGATTTGGACCGCGCAGCGGGCCCCGAAGGGGCGAACCCCAGGGATGGGGTGAGCAATTCACTGACCGCTTCTGCGCCACCGGGGAACGCGAACCGACCGGCCGTCACCTTTTCGACCAGGCCTGCCAACGCCATGGCATCGAGCACCGCCTCATCCCACCCAAACATCCGCAGACCAATGGGATGGTAGAACGTTTCAACGGTCGGATCGCCGAGATCCTCAAAACCACCCGCTTCCGCAGCAGCCAGGATCTGGAACGGACCTTGATGCAGTATGCCAGTGTCTACAACCATCAGATCCCCCAGAAGGCCCTGGGACACATATCACCGGTACAGGCCCTCAAAGACTGGCAGAAGAAGCGGCCGGAGCTCTTCAAAAAACGTGTATACAATCTCACGGGGCTTGACAGTTAG
- a CDS encoding nucleotidyltransferase substrate binding protein, with protein MITRDPTPWETRLALAMVDHRNLTAHTYNVALAEEIFAALPAYRRLLRTWLSRLEKA; from the coding sequence ATGATCACACGGGACCCAACACCCTGGGAAACCCGCCTGGCGCTGGCCATGGTCGATCACCGCAATCTCACCGCCCACACCTACAATGTGGCCCTGGCGGAAGAAATCTTCGCCGCCCTGCCAGCTTACCGGAGGCTCCTGCGCACCTGGTTGAGCCGTCTTGAGAAAGCATGA
- a CDS encoding glycosyltransferase family 4 protein, whose amino-acid sequence MSLPRVGIVSPEFPPDIGGVENYALGYVRALAGMGYPVTVFTCRHPKGEIDLPGVDIRPVLKLRRVLDRKLLETPGIDAWHAMNAAYAWIAEETEKPVVVSVHGNDFLRAYQPVTAPALDRFGPLWRFESRLRPLERAWRGHTTRKLQKWLPKATAILTNSRYTERVLLGKIPACRGRTIPALVGGDPFFLELPLAGGERHSPVRLATVARLSEPRKNIHLVLEALARLQDRYDFRYTVVGDGHLRPELEGLAQKLRLADRVKFAGSLERETLRRMLLESDLFVLTPSVLPHSHEGFGLVYLEAAACGVPSLAARLAGAAEAVAEGESGFFVEKPETEAIASALGAFLEGRIRYSRRRCREFAKRFTWEKVVQKALPFYAEKR is encoded by the coding sequence GTGAGCCTGCCCCGCGTCGGTATCGTCTCCCCGGAATTCCCCCCGGACATCGGCGGGGTGGAAAACTATGCCCTGGGTTACGTCCGCGCGCTTGCCGGGATGGGCTATCCGGTGACGGTGTTCACCTGCCGCCATCCGAAAGGGGAGATCGATCTTCCCGGCGTTGACATCCGCCCGGTCCTCAAGCTGCGCCGGGTGCTGGACCGGAAGCTCCTGGAGACGCCGGGAATCGACGCCTGGCACGCCATGAACGCCGCCTATGCCTGGATCGCCGAAGAAACCGAAAAACCGGTGGTGGTTTCAGTCCACGGCAACGACTTCCTGCGCGCCTATCAGCCGGTCACCGCCCCGGCCCTGGACCGCTTCGGCCCCCTGTGGCGCTTTGAAAGCCGGCTGCGCCCCCTGGAACGGGCCTGGCGCGGCCATACCACCCGCAAGCTCCAGAAATGGCTGCCGAAAGCCACAGCTATCCTCACCAACAGCCGCTACACCGAGCGCGTGCTGCTGGGGAAGATTCCCGCCTGCCGCGGCAGGACGATTCCGGCCCTGGTGGGGGGTGATCCGTTCTTCCTGGAACTGCCTTTGGCTGGCGGGGAGCGTCACAGTCCAGTTCGTCTCGCGACCGTCGCCCGATTGTCGGAACCGCGCAAGAACATCCATCTGGTACTCGAGGCGTTGGCCCGGCTGCAGGATCGTTACGATTTCCGCTACACCGTCGTCGGTGACGGCCACCTGCGCCCGGAACTGGAAGGGCTGGCGCAGAAGTTGAGGCTGGCGGACCGGGTCAAATTCGCCGGCAGCCTGGAGCGGGAAACCCTGCGCAGGATGCTGCTGGAATCGGACCTGTTCGTCCTCACCCCATCGGTCCTGCCCCATAGCCACGAGGGTTTCGGTCTGGTGTACCTGGAAGCGGCCGCCTGCGGAGTGCCGTCCCTGGCCGCCCGCCTCGCCGGAGCCGCCGAGGCGGTGGCGGAAGGAGAAAGCGGTTTTTTCGTCGAGAAGCCGGAAACGGAAGCGATCGCTTCCGCCCTCGGCGCTTTCCTGGAAGGGAGGATCCGCTACTCCCGCCGGCGCTGCCGGGAATTCGCCAAGCGCTTTACCTGGGAGAAAGTTGTACAGAAGGCGCTTCCGTTCTATGCTGAAAAACGATGA
- a CDS encoding glycosyltransferase family 2 protein: MNQNTASQISVIMPCHNAATYIAEAIGSVRNQTFRNWELIVVDDGSSDDSPEIVTRLAQEDGRIRLLRQENQGPYPARNLGLRHAQGEYVAFLDADDWWDPTFLEKMHRAVGETGADLAYCGWQNVVEDGENRPPYVPPDYLQEDLFARLLKSCPWPIHAALTHRKALEAVGGFSTRCFSSMDYDLWLRSAAHTRKWVRVPEVLAYYRWHDKGQISAVKWRQVLEAWRVRRDFVARHPDLVAHLSRPQVRQLIDDPIREQAYQALWRRDLKSAQKLFRTTLRHHVWQWRDLKYLLPSLLPAPLFENLIHRRDSAA; encoded by the coding sequence ATGAACCAAAATACCGCATCCCAAATCTCTGTCATCATGCCCTGCCACAACGCCGCCACCTACATAGCGGAGGCGATCGGCAGCGTGCGCAACCAAACGTTCCGGAACTGGGAGCTGATCGTCGTCGATGACGGTTCCAGCGACGACAGTCCTGAAATCGTCACCCGGCTGGCCCAAGAAGACGGGCGGATCCGGCTGCTGCGTCAGGAGAACCAGGGCCCCTACCCGGCCCGCAATCTCGGCCTGCGCCACGCCCAAGGGGAATACGTCGCTTTTCTTGATGCCGACGACTGGTGGGATCCGACGTTTCTGGAGAAAATGCACCGTGCCGTCGGGGAAACCGGTGCCGATCTGGCCTACTGCGGCTGGCAGAATGTGGTCGAGGACGGCGAGAACCGCCCACCCTATGTCCCTCCCGATTATCTGCAGGAGGACCTGTTCGCCCGCCTGCTCAAAAGCTGCCCCTGGCCCATTCACGCCGCCCTAACCCACCGTAAGGCATTGGAAGCTGTCGGCGGTTTTTCCACCCGCTGTTTCAGCAGCATGGACTATGATCTGTGGCTCAGGAGCGCCGCCCATACCCGAAAGTGGGTGCGCGTGCCGGAAGTCCTGGCCTACTACCGCTGGCACGACAAGGGCCAGATCTCGGCGGTCAAGTGGCGGCAGGTGCTGGAGGCCTGGCGGGTGCGGCGTGATTTCGTCGCTCGGCATCCCGATCTGGTGGCCCATCTGTCCCGGCCCCAGGTACGCCAGCTGATCGACGATCCTATACGGGAGCAGGCTTATCAGGCCCTGTGGCGGCGGGACCTCAAATCGGCTCAGAAACTGTTCCGCACAACCCTGCGACATCATGTTTGGCAGTGGCGAGACCTCAAATATCTGCTTCCCAGCCTGTTGCCAGCGCCTCTGTTTGAAAATCTGATCCACAGACGGGATTCTGCGGCATGA
- a CDS encoding polysaccharide deacetylase family protein, whose protein sequence is MKRFLILMYHMVREPETRSEARYACPPARFSNHLRALRRWGWQPVSLARIRDHMNAGGSLPDRAVAITLDDGFEDNYQNAFPILQELDIPATIFLATGHLGGTNAWMGDWPQHPMLTWEQIGEMHRHGVVFGGHTVSHCHLNQVPETQAREEISACKKTIEDRLGTDCDLFAYPYGHFNDTTVDLVRQAGYRLACSTRPGFNHRNRDPFILHRIEVRGDDPLWKLKQKLTFGTNESGLTLPLRYYAGRLSARLRA, encoded by the coding sequence ATGAAGCGCTTTCTGATCCTCATGTACCATATGGTCCGGGAGCCGGAAACCCGCAGCGAGGCCCGCTATGCCTGCCCGCCGGCACGTTTTAGCAACCACCTTCGGGCATTGCGCCGCTGGGGCTGGCAGCCGGTCTCCCTGGCCCGGATCCGGGATCATATGAATGCAGGGGGCTCGCTGCCGGACAGGGCGGTGGCCATCACCCTGGATGACGGTTTCGAGGACAATTATCAGAATGCCTTTCCGATTTTGCAGGAGCTGGACATCCCGGCCACCATCTTTCTGGCCACCGGCCATCTGGGCGGGACCAACGCCTGGATGGGGGACTGGCCCCAGCACCCCATGCTGACCTGGGAACAGATCGGGGAAATGCACCGCCACGGCGTGGTTTTCGGCGGCCACACCGTCAGCCACTGTCATCTGAACCAGGTTCCGGAAACCCAGGCCCGGGAGGAAATCAGCGCCTGCAAGAAAACCATCGAGGACCGGCTGGGCACGGACTGCGACCTTTTCGCCTATCCTTACGGCCATTTCAACGACACCACGGTGGACCTCGTCCGCCAGGCCGGCTATCGGCTCGCCTGTTCCACCCGCCCGGGCTTCAATCACCGGAACCGCGATCCCTTCATTCTCCACCGCATCGAGGTGCGCGGCGACGATCCTTTGTGGAAGCTGAAACAGAAACTCACTTTCGGCACCAACGAGTCCGGCCTGACCCTGCCCCTGCGCTACTACGCCGGCCGCCTGTCCGCACGCTTGCGAGCCTGA
- a CDS encoding glycosyltransferase family 2 protein produces the protein MDLSVIICTYNRCHNLAECFRHLEAQQLDGGLDWEVLLVDNNSTDATRDFVQDFARNTPLNLHYTFCGEQGLSHARNHGIAEARGRRLVFIDDDIQVTPGWLQAIHDTFEEHDCDAVGGRIHLEISLEQLPKWIRPDMYGFLGYQDFGDRPYRLDGFREFPFGGNMAIHRRVFDKIGLFDTGMGRKGAGTRKAELFKGEETDFFHRLAENGGVIWYQPSALVHHKVLPHQLRRRFFLTLHHNAGILKACRDPTSYPNTIAGVPRFLYLQLLRAIWRYLGLAVGQGPDYAFRQLMNVAYFLGMIQGYYRRKTP, from the coding sequence ATGGATCTTTCCGTCATCATCTGTACTTACAACCGCTGTCATAATCTTGCCGAGTGCTTCCGGCATTTGGAAGCACAACAGCTTGACGGCGGGCTGGACTGGGAGGTACTACTGGTGGACAACAACTCCACCGATGCCACCCGGGATTTCGTCCAGGATTTCGCCCGTAACACGCCATTGAATCTGCACTACACCTTCTGCGGGGAGCAGGGACTGTCCCATGCCCGCAACCACGGCATCGCCGAGGCGCGGGGACGCCGGCTGGTCTTCATCGACGACGACATTCAGGTCACCCCGGGCTGGCTCCAAGCCATCCATGACACTTTCGAGGAACACGACTGCGACGCGGTGGGCGGACGGATTCATCTGGAAATTTCCCTGGAACAGCTGCCCAAGTGGATCCGGCCGGACATGTACGGCTTTCTGGGTTATCAGGATTTCGGCGACCGTCCCTACCGGCTCGACGGTTTCCGCGAATTTCCCTTTGGCGGCAACATGGCCATTCACCGGCGGGTGTTCGACAAGATCGGCCTGTTCGACACCGGCATGGGCCGCAAGGGGGCGGGAACCCGCAAGGCGGAGCTGTTCAAGGGAGAGGAAACCGACTTTTTCCACCGCCTGGCGGAGAACGGCGGTGTCATCTGGTACCAGCCCAGCGCCCTGGTGCACCACAAGGTGCTGCCTCACCAGCTCCGGCGGCGCTTCTTTCTGACCCTGCATCACAACGCCGGGATTCTCAAAGCCTGCCGGGACCCGACATCCTATCCCAACACCATCGCTGGCGTTCCCCGTTTTCTCTATCTCCAGTTGCTGCGGGCGATCTGGCGTTATCTGGGTTTGGCCGTCGGCCAAGGGCCGGATTATGCTTTCCGCCAACTGATGAACGTGGCCTACTTTCTGGGAATGATTCAAGGATATTATCGTAGGAAGACCCCATGA
- a CDS encoding sulfotransferase family protein, with translation MTACFGQPIFIVGAPRSGTTLLQYMLRSHPNISLPTGESHFFIPLYSNRHTFGDLSQKENIRRVLEAMYHQSSEFLDTDLHGLCFDIDSLADEFQHQGRDTIPAIIAGLYEKNAAGEGKNRWGDKTPYYVLHMPTILEMFPDAQFIHLIRDGRDVLLSLFGRCHDFGVYNSYYGARYWEQYVATGQHLGRQLAPDQYLEVRYEDLLAFPERTVRHILNFLGEPFDPAVIHFRKAGEAGKTPLVQRDLQPKNIAKWRQRLKPWQLWLFEGAVGSLLYSNGYPLATKARPLPLPVRLLGRLHNNWKRRWRKN, from the coding sequence ATGACCGCCTGTTTTGGACAGCCGATTTTCATCGTCGGCGCACCCCGCTCCGGCACCACCCTGCTTCAGTACATGCTGCGTTCCCATCCCAATATTTCCCTGCCCACCGGAGAATCGCACTTCTTTATACCTCTGTATAGTAACCGCCATACCTTCGGGGACCTGAGCCAGAAGGAAAACATCCGCAGGGTGCTGGAGGCCATGTACCATCAGAGCAGCGAGTTCCTCGATACCGATCTGCACGGCCTGTGTTTCGACATCGATTCCCTTGCTGACGAATTCCAGCACCAGGGACGCGACACCATCCCCGCCATCATTGCCGGTCTCTACGAAAAAAACGCTGCCGGCGAAGGGAAAAACCGCTGGGGTGACAAGACCCCTTATTATGTCCTCCACATGCCCACTATCCTGGAAATGTTCCCGGACGCCCAGTTCATCCATCTTATCCGGGATGGGCGCGACGTTCTGCTTTCCCTGTTCGGCCGCTGCCACGATTTTGGCGTTTATAACAGTTATTACGGGGCCCGTTATTGGGAACAGTATGTGGCCACCGGCCAGCACCTCGGCCGCCAGCTGGCGCCGGATCAGTACCTGGAGGTCCGCTATGAGGACCTGTTGGCCTTCCCCGAACGGACCGTGCGCCATATCCTGAATTTTCTTGGAGAGCCTTTTGACCCGGCTGTGATCCATTTCCGCAAGGCCGGCGAAGCGGGCAAAACCCCCTTGGTACAGCGGGATCTGCAGCCGAAAAACATCGCCAAATGGCGTCAACGCCTCAAACCATGGCAGCTGTGGCTGTTTGAAGGGGCGGTGGGATCCCTGCTCTACAGCAACGGTTACCCTCTCGCCACCAAGGCCAGGCCACTTCCATTGCCGGTCAGGCTCCTGGGACGGCTGCACAACAACTGGAAGCGCCGATGGCGGAAAAACTGA